From a single Candidatus Delongbacteria bacterium genomic region:
- a CDS encoding M28 family peptidase — MSLTRCLLALVLASGLTAQAESFSRERSFSFLEQLCEIGPRYPGAPGHTAARDWLLATLTPLGDDVFLQNFSHPVRDDHPKRAEAGPTLNLSNIVCRFRPDVPRRILLTAHWESRPFCDQEKDPELAAQPLVGANDSASGVAILLELATLWSTTPPPIGVDIVLVDGEDWGEEGVLADYLLGSRHLARNLLVPAPFLAVNLDMLGDTDLDLQIERNSWQAAPDWVDLIWNTAADLGHDNIFQRRMGQAILDDHVPLIQAGIPAVNLIDFTYPAWHTTRDTPAQCSSESLGIIGDVLLETLRQLP; from the coding sequence ATGAGTCTCACACGCTGCCTGCTGGCCCTTGTTCTGGCCAGTGGCCTCACGGCGCAGGCCGAGTCCTTCTCGCGGGAACGCAGTTTCTCATTTCTGGAACAGCTCTGCGAGATCGGTCCGCGCTACCCGGGCGCACCCGGACACACCGCGGCCCGCGACTGGCTGCTGGCCACGTTGACGCCCCTGGGTGACGACGTGTTTCTGCAGAATTTCAGCCACCCTGTACGCGACGACCATCCGAAACGTGCCGAGGCAGGCCCCACCCTGAACCTGAGCAACATCGTCTGCCGCTTCCGGCCCGATGTACCGCGTCGTATACTGCTGACGGCCCACTGGGAGAGTCGTCCCTTCTGCGATCAGGAAAAGGACCCCGAGCTGGCGGCTCAGCCGCTGGTCGGCGCCAACGACAGCGCCAGCGGTGTGGCGATCCTGCTGGAACTGGCCACGCTCTGGAGCACGACTCCACCACCGATTGGAGTGGACATCGTGCTCGTGGATGGTGAAGACTGGGGCGAGGAGGGCGTGCTGGCCGATTACCTGCTGGGCTCGCGCCATCTGGCCCGCAACCTGCTGGTGCCCGCCCCGTTTCTGGCGGTGAATCTGGACATGCTGGGTGACACCGACCTGGACCTGCAGATCGAGCGCAACAGCTGGCAGGCCGCTCCGGACTGGGTGGACCTGATCTGGAACACGGCCGCCGATCTGGGCCACGACAACATTTTCCAGCGCCGGATGGGTCAGGCGATCCTCGATGATCATGTGCCGCTGATCCAGGCCGGCATTCCCGCAGTGAACCTGATCGATTTCACCTATCCGGCCTGGCACACCACGCGTGACACTCCCGCCCAGTGCAGCTCCGAGAGCCTGGGCATCATTGGAGATGTGCTGCTGGAAACCCTGCGCCAGCTCCCGTAG
- the prmA gene encoding 50S ribosomal protein L11 methyltransferase has protein sequence MHYRLIIQYNDWASEPLSNHLFEAGASGLEEDKDKLEAWFPGETDMDRVRAGLDAFLESLAELTPDTLLTWNHRLESREDEDWNTEWKKYWAAQPIGQRILICPTWLEPGPEHADRLLIRLDPGSAFGTGTHETTRLLLECLEELELAGRNVLDAGCGTGVLAIAALKLGAGFAWGIDIEDEAVRASRENAAQNGCRVSSHFQLGSPASLDRSFRFDILLANIQRSVIEEFFADFLRLLVPGGRLLVSGILSTEEEAIHALARQWHTPVDSVHRQGEWLAFTFTAPSDPETRPQ, from the coding sequence ATGCACTATCGCCTGATCATTCAGTACAACGACTGGGCCAGCGAGCCCCTCAGCAACCATCTCTTCGAAGCCGGCGCCAGCGGTCTGGAAGAGGACAAGGACAAGCTGGAAGCCTGGTTTCCCGGCGAGACCGACATGGACCGTGTGCGGGCCGGTCTGGATGCCTTTCTGGAAAGCCTGGCCGAACTGACTCCGGACACGCTGCTGACCTGGAACCATCGCCTCGAATCCCGCGAAGACGAGGACTGGAACACCGAGTGGAAAAAGTACTGGGCCGCCCAGCCCATTGGCCAGCGGATCCTGATCTGCCCCACCTGGCTCGAGCCGGGGCCGGAGCACGCCGACCGCCTGCTGATTCGTCTGGACCCAGGCAGCGCTTTCGGCACCGGCACCCACGAGACCACCCGCCTGCTGCTGGAATGCCTGGAAGAGCTGGAGCTGGCGGGCCGCAATGTGCTGGACGCCGGCTGTGGCACGGGAGTGCTGGCGATTGCCGCGCTCAAACTGGGCGCCGGTTTTGCCTGGGGCATCGACATCGAGGACGAAGCCGTGCGCGCCTCGCGCGAGAACGCCGCCCAGAACGGATGCCGCGTATCCAGTCACTTCCAGCTGGGCAGCCCCGCCAGCCTGGACCGCAGTTTCCGCTTCGACATTCTGCTGGCCAACATCCAGCGCAGTGTGATCGAAGAGTTCTTCGCCGACTTCCTGCGCCTGCTGGTCCCCGGTGGCCGCTTGCTGGTGTCGGGCATCCTCTCCACGGAAGAGGAAGCGATTCACGCCCTGGCTCGGCAATGGCACACACCCGTGGACAGCGTGCATCGTCAGGGGGAATGGCTGGCCTTCACCTTCACCGCCCCCAGCGACCCGGAGACCCGGCCCCAGTAA
- a CDS encoding T9SS type A sorting domain-containing protein, whose protein sequence is MGRNELPQAAPYYSFRNIHIENVDASDNFLTPQEQWGSNQALLFVDVRAAYFGIPPTIEFENVTATGCDGMRHLFNFYEGVTLRVRNCVFWNNTYQQLLEWDDPITQTWEYNILQEPVPGIGNQVGVDPLFDEELGIPWLSPISPAIDAGNPALVYNDIEDLDNPGFALWPSQGTTRNDIGYTGGPHAGTLEHLVAVRAPRPEPLAQPGAFVLRPAFPNPFNPVTTLGYVLNRPLQVELSVYNLLGQKVRTLVSEMESAGEHHVRFDASELASGVYIVELTAGGESRTQKILLLK, encoded by the coding sequence ATGGGCAGAAATGAACTCCCTCAGGCTGCACCCTACTACAGCTTTCGGAACATCCATATCGAGAATGTGGATGCCAGTGACAACTTCCTGACCCCCCAGGAACAATGGGGCAGCAACCAGGCACTGTTGTTCGTGGATGTGCGTGCGGCGTACTTCGGGATTCCGCCAACCATCGAGTTCGAGAATGTGACGGCCACCGGCTGTGACGGGATGCGGCACTTGTTCAATTTCTATGAAGGTGTCACCCTTCGGGTCCGCAACTGCGTGTTCTGGAACAATACCTACCAGCAGTTGCTGGAGTGGGATGACCCCATCACCCAGACGTGGGAGTACAACATCCTTCAGGAGCCTGTGCCAGGCATCGGCAATCAGGTTGGAGTCGACCCCCTGTTCGATGAGGAACTGGGTATCCCCTGGCTGTCCCCAATCTCCCCGGCCATCGACGCAGGCAACCCGGCATTGGTATACAACGACATCGAAGACCTCGACAACCCCGGCTTCGCCCTCTGGCCCAGTCAGGGCACCACGCGCAACGACATCGGCTACACCGGTGGACCGCATGCGGGAACTCTGGAACATCTGGTGGCCGTGCGAGCACCGCGCCCGGAACCCTTGGCGCAACCGGGGGCCTTCGTGCTGCGCCCAGCCTTTCCCAATCCCTTCAATCCCGTGACCACTCTGGGCTATGTTCTCAACCGCCCACTGCAGGTGGAGCTGTCCGTGTACAATTTGCTGGGGCAGAAGGTGCGGACACTCGTTTCCGAAATGGAGAGCGCGGGGGAGCACCATGTAAGATTCGATGCCAGCGAACTGGCAAGCGGGGTGTACATCGTGGAGCTGACCGCAGGTGGGGAATCGCGAACGCAGAAGATTCTGCTGCTGAAATAG